Proteins from a single region of Aquirhabdus parva:
- the ureC gene encoding urease subunit alpha — translation MKMSRRAYSEMFGPTKGDRVRLADTDLIAEVEHDYTVYGEEVKFGGGKVIRDGMGQSQLLAAEVADTVITNALIIDYWGIVKADVGIKNGRIWKIGKAGNPDIQPNVDIPLGAATEVIAGEGQILTAGGIDTHIHWIAPQQVETALMSGITTMVGGGTGPAAGTSATTVTPGPWHMARMLQAIDSLPMNIGLLGKGNVSLPQPIEEQIRAGAIGLKLHEDWGTTPAAIDNCLSVADRFDVQVAIHSDTLNEAGFLETTLAAFKDRTIHTYHTEGAGGGHAPDILRAIGAANVLPSSTNPTRPFTINTIDEHLDMLMVCHHLDPAIAEDVAFAESRIRRETIAAEDILQDLGAISMMSSDSQAMGRVGEVIIRTWQTAHKMKVQRGGLILLDGSSDSSRNDNNRIKRYIAKYTINPAITHGLSHEVGSVEVGKLADLVLWRPPFFGVKPSMIIKGGMIAAAPMGDINASIPTPQPVHFRPMFGALPEGVHASSLTFLSQLAIDEGVHHQLKLKKQISAVSKTRELRKSDMKLNDYLPVMEVDPETYHVRADGVLLTCEPADVLPLAQRYFLF, via the coding sequence ATGAAAATGTCACGCCGCGCTTATTCAGAAATGTTTGGTCCAACTAAAGGGGATCGTGTTCGTCTTGCCGATACCGACCTCATCGCCGAAGTGGAACACGACTACACCGTGTACGGGGAGGAAGTAAAATTTGGGGGTGGTAAAGTCATCCGTGACGGCATGGGACAATCCCAGTTATTGGCTGCTGAAGTTGCCGACACCGTCATCACCAATGCGCTCATCATCGACTATTGGGGCATCGTGAAAGCCGATGTCGGCATCAAGAATGGTCGCATCTGGAAAATTGGTAAAGCAGGCAATCCTGACATCCAGCCCAATGTCGATATCCCCTTAGGTGCAGCAACCGAAGTTATCGCAGGCGAAGGACAAATTCTCACTGCTGGCGGTATCGACACCCACATCCACTGGATCGCCCCCCAGCAAGTTGAAACCGCTCTGATGTCAGGTATCACGACCATGGTTGGCGGTGGCACGGGTCCTGCGGCAGGAACAAGCGCAACGACCGTGACTCCTGGCCCATGGCATATGGCGCGGATGCTACAAGCGATAGATAGCTTACCGATGAATATTGGTTTATTGGGCAAAGGGAATGTCAGTTTGCCACAGCCTATAGAAGAGCAAATCCGTGCTGGTGCGATTGGCTTAAAGCTGCATGAAGATTGGGGTACGACACCAGCGGCAATCGATAACTGTCTATCAGTCGCAGATCGCTTTGATGTGCAAGTTGCGATTCACTCAGACACTTTGAATGAAGCGGGCTTCCTTGAGACGACCCTTGCCGCCTTTAAAGATCGAACCATCCACACCTACCATACCGAAGGCGCTGGCGGCGGTCATGCACCCGATATTCTAAGAGCCATTGGTGCAGCCAATGTGCTACCCTCCTCAACCAACCCGACACGACCATTCACAATAAATACCATCGACGAACATCTCGATATGCTGATGGTCTGTCACCATCTTGATCCCGCCATCGCCGAAGATGTCGCCTTTGCTGAAAGTCGTATCCGCCGTGAGACGATTGCGGCTGAAGACATCTTGCAGGACCTTGGTGCAATCTCGATGATGAGCTCTGACTCGCAAGCGATGGGGCGTGTCGGCGAGGTGATCATCCGCACATGGCAAACTGCGCATAAAATGAAAGTACAGCGCGGCGGTTTGATCCTGCTCGATGGCTCAAGTGATAGCTCTCGCAATGACAATAACCGTATCAAACGCTATATCGCCAAATACACCATTAATCCTGCGATTACTCATGGTTTATCCCATGAGGTCGGCTCGGTTGAAGTCGGCAAGCTCGCAGACCTTGTGCTCTGGCGTCCGCCGTTCTTTGGTGTAAAACCGTCGATGATTATCAAAGGCGGTATGATTGCTGCGGCACCGATGGGCGATATCAATGCCTCGATCCCAACCCCACAACCCGTGCATTTCCGCCCGATGTTTGGCGCATTGCCTGAAGGCGTACACGCCTCTAGCCTGACCTTCCTGTCGCAACTGGCGATAGACGAAGGCGTGCATCATCAGTTGAAACTGAAGAAACAAATCAGTGCCGTATCTAAAACACGTGAACTGCGCAAAAGTGATATGAAGCTCAATGACTATTTGCCGGTGATGGAAGTTGATCCTGAGACTTATCATGTGCGTGCGGATGGGGTGCTGTTGACCTGTGAGCCTGCCGATGTGTTGCCGCTGGCGCAAAGGTATTTTTTGTTTTAA
- a CDS encoding PIN domain-containing protein: MNRLTITEEHNEHAEGLIVTSSETKYDALTIDTNTFFTHGMLLKHGILKQLEQFSDSPIKLIFPDVVFREIGKHLAEKISDVVRNVNATIKSAHQYLEVDEDTLSKFQIFFDIGSPENFSHTQLESFKIRCGARVITAKEYVDMHSLLELYFSTSYPFEDNGKKKNEFPDAIALLTLESWAAKNNFRVLAVSKDKGWNNYCKTSETIDCYEDLVEAISYLLSQTPSISQVFRQSIERIILEIQIALMDDSKSDSELNDRLGDVISEYVENSAPSIVADIDVDFDIEEARISYLSHTFVSRKYDLPTVKLVNLKDNKLVFNTRCEIFYVAEATCNFFVWNPIQKNRVLIESKQIYHDSSYITNVLISFDFDSPTLKLSELKLENIEIEDSIDYLDFGTLKPEITF, from the coding sequence TTGAACCGACTAACTATTACCGAAGAACATAATGAGCATGCGGAAGGGTTAATTGTGACTAGTTCAGAGACTAAGTATGATGCACTAACAATTGACACTAATACTTTTTTCACTCACGGTATGCTTCTCAAGCATGGGATATTAAAGCAATTAGAGCAATTCTCCGATAGTCCCATTAAGTTAATTTTTCCCGATGTTGTTTTTAGAGAAATTGGAAAGCATTTAGCTGAGAAAATTTCAGATGTGGTAAGAAATGTTAATGCAACAATTAAGTCTGCGCATCAATATTTAGAAGTTGATGAAGATACCTTGTCCAAATTTCAGATTTTCTTTGATATAGGTAGTCCTGAAAACTTTTCTCATACTCAATTAGAAAGTTTCAAGATACGATGCGGTGCGAGAGTTATAACGGCAAAAGAATATGTAGATATGCATTCGCTCTTAGAACTCTACTTTTCAACCTCCTACCCCTTTGAAGATAATGGAAAGAAAAAAAATGAATTTCCAGACGCAATCGCACTATTGACTTTAGAGTCATGGGCTGCAAAAAATAATTTTCGCGTCCTTGCTGTAAGTAAAGATAAAGGATGGAACAATTACTGTAAGACCTCAGAAACAATTGACTGTTATGAAGACTTAGTAGAAGCCATTTCATATCTGCTTAGTCAAACACCCTCAATTTCACAAGTTTTTAGACAGTCTATAGAAAGAATTATTTTAGAAATTCAAATAGCATTGATGGACGACTCAAAGTCAGACTCTGAACTCAATGATCGACTTGGTGATGTTATATCTGAATATGTAGAGAACAGTGCTCCTTCTATTGTTGCAGACATTGATGTTGATTTTGATATTGAAGAAGCTCGAATAAGCTATTTATCACATACGTTCGTTTCAAGAAAATATGATTTACCCACTGTCAAACTAGTAAATCTTAAAGACAACAAACTTGTTTTTAATACCCGTTGCGAAATTTTCTATGTTGCTGAAGCAACTTGTAATTTCTTTGTATGGAACCCGATTCAAAAGAATAGAGTGTTAATAGAATCTAAACAAATTTATCATGATTCTAGCTATATAACTAATGTTCTTATTTCTTTTGACTTCGACTCTCCAACATTAAAATTAAGTGAACTGAAACTAGAAAATATAGAAATTGAGGACTCTATTGATTATTTGGATTTTGGTACCCTCAAACCTGAGATTACATTTTAA
- the ureE gene encoding urease accessory protein UreE, giving the protein MNLYTIRLPKDFQPKADVETLALPFDTRQKSRFRATLASGIDIGVDLPRTGVLRSGAYIATQTDEALQIVAAAETVMQAVAADSFTLLKAAYHLGNRHVPLMLTPDAVYFEPDHVLAEMVEGLGLTVTTMQHPFEPESGAYAQHAHETRLRPLPVHH; this is encoded by the coding sequence ATGAACCTCTACACGATCCGTCTTCCCAAAGACTTCCAGCCCAAAGCCGATGTCGAAACACTCGCTCTGCCTTTTGACACCCGTCAAAAATCCCGCTTCCGCGCAACGCTCGCGAGCGGCATTGATATCGGTGTGGATCTGCCGCGCACCGGTGTGCTGCGCAGCGGCGCGTATATTGCGACGCAGACCGATGAAGCCCTGCAAATCGTTGCGGCGGCTGAGACCGTAATGCAAGCAGTGGCTGCGGATTCATTTACCTTACTTAAAGCCGCCTATCACTTGGGGAATCGTCATGTCCCTCTGATGCTGACCCCCGATGCCGTTTACTTTGAACCTGATCATGTGCTGGCAGAAATGGTAGAGGGTTTAGGGCTGACGGTGACGACGATGCAACATCCCTTTGAACCAGAAAGCGGCGCCTATGCACAGCATGCGCATGAAACACGGTTGCGCCCACTTCCAGTTCACCACTAA
- a CDS encoding urease accessory protein UreF, with the protein MSNLTQSALPITTPQSLLRLLMLSSTALPVGAYCYSQGVESAIDREWIRNESTALAYFEDVLELMLVRFELPMLAHMMHACRDKNNAKFQQLATQYCASRESSELLAETRQLGFSLTAWVREVAKIPVTVDERLGFLPVYAALCVSLGLQAEECLTAYAFTQLENLVLAAVKTVPLGQISGQRILWAVYAQVPAGVARALQSDAIISSSLPGLAMLSIGHESQYSRLFRS; encoded by the coding sequence ATGTCTAATCTGACTCAAAGCGCCTTGCCGATCACGACACCACAATCCTTATTAAGATTGTTGATGTTGAGCTCGACCGCACTGCCTGTGGGTGCATACTGCTACTCGCAAGGCGTGGAGTCTGCGATTGATCGGGAGTGGATTCGGAATGAATCGACGGCTCTTGCCTATTTTGAAGATGTGCTGGAGCTCATGTTAGTGCGCTTTGAGTTGCCTATGCTCGCCCATATGATGCATGCGTGTCGTGACAAAAATAATGCTAAGTTCCAGCAGCTTGCAACGCAATATTGTGCCAGCCGGGAAAGCAGTGAGTTGCTCGCAGAAACACGACAGTTAGGGTTCTCACTCACCGCGTGGGTACGGGAAGTCGCCAAAATTCCGGTGACAGTTGATGAACGTTTGGGTTTCTTGCCTGTCTATGCAGCGCTATGTGTCAGCTTAGGTCTGCAAGCAGAAGAATGCCTAACGGCGTATGCCTTTACCCAACTTGAGAATCTTGTCCTTGCTGCGGTTAAAACTGTGCCACTCGGACAAATCAGCGGGCAGCGGATTCTTTGGGCAGTCTATGCGCAAGTCCCCGCAGGCGTGGCGCGCGCTTTGCAAAGTGATGCGATCATCAGTAGTAGCTTACCCGGACTTGCGATGCTATCGATTGGGCACGAAAGTCAGTATTCACGTTTATTTAGATCTTAG
- the ureG gene encoding urease accessory protein UreG yields the protein MSERSPLRVGIGGPVGSGKTALTLNLCRVLRTRYNLAVVTNDIYTKEDSNFLTRNEALTPDRIVGVETGGCPHTAIREDASINLAAIADLNRKFPNLELILIESGGDNLAATFSPELSDLTLYVIDVAGGEKIPRKGGPGITKSDLLIINKTDLAPMVGASLEIMAQDAKRMRGDRPFQFSNMKDGDGLDEIIAFIEKQGLLTAS from the coding sequence ATGTCTGAACGCTCTCCCCTTCGCGTCGGTATCGGCGGTCCTGTTGGCTCAGGTAAAACAGCACTTACGCTCAACCTCTGCCGTGTTCTGCGTACCCGTTATAACCTTGCCGTGGTCACTAACGACATCTACACCAAAGAAGACTCAAACTTCCTGACGCGGAATGAAGCCTTGACGCCCGACCGTATCGTCGGTGTTGAGACCGGTGGTTGCCCACACACAGCGATTCGCGAAGATGCCTCAATTAACCTTGCGGCGATTGCCGACCTCAATCGTAAATTCCCGAATCTTGAACTGATTCTAATCGAGAGTGGTGGTGATAATTTGGCGGCAACTTTTAGCCCTGAACTCTCTGACCTTACCCTCTATGTGATTGACGTCGCAGGTGGCGAAAAGATTCCACGCAAAGGTGGGCCTGGCATTACCAAGTCTGACCTTCTGATCATCAATAAAACCGACTTAGCCCCAATGGTGGGTGCGTCACTTGAGATCATGGCGCAAGATGCCAAACGCATGCGCGGTGATCGTCCTTTTCAATTTTCCAATATGAAAGATGGTGATGGACTGGATGAGATTATCGCGTTCATCGAAAAGCAAGGTTTACTCACCGCTTCTTAA
- a CDS encoding HupE/UreJ family protein, giving the protein MRISRLAVLFTTLLASSFALAHPGHAGHQAAFVEGLLHPLTGLDHLAMGLGFGLLMARTFKRARVAGLVLLMGALVAGFSLGVVGLIGADWAEYGIGASLLVLAVALWMRSHSAFLGMVATLGLFHGVAHGAEVPAGLNPAVFLAGMLVTLSGLYGVGLLLGRTLQHYASRYVKGSERLAAVLAGSAIFFG; this is encoded by the coding sequence ATGCGTATTTCTCGACTGGCTGTATTATTCACGACCTTACTGGCCTCAAGCTTCGCACTTGCCCATCCGGGCCATGCAGGGCATCAAGCGGCCTTTGTTGAAGGTTTGCTGCACCCGTTAACTGGACTCGACCATCTTGCGATGGGCTTGGGCTTTGGTCTGCTCATGGCGCGTACTTTCAAGCGTGCCCGCGTGGCAGGACTAGTACTCCTCATGGGTGCATTGGTTGCGGGCTTTAGTCTAGGCGTGGTCGGGTTGATCGGCGCGGATTGGGCTGAATATGGTATTGGTGCTTCACTGCTGGTGCTTGCGGTTGCCTTATGGATGCGTTCACATTCAGCATTTCTTGGCATGGTGGCGACCTTAGGTCTATTTCATGGTGTTGCGCATGGTGCGGAAGTGCCTGCTGGGCTCAATCCAGCAGTTTTCCTTGCCGGGATGCTCGTGACCTTGAGTGGCTTATATGGTGTAGGTTTACTGTTGGGGCGGACCCTACAGCACTATGCCAGCCGTTATGTGAAAGGCAGTGAGCGTCTTGCAGCAGTGCTCGCAGGCTCCGCCATTTTCTTTGGCTAA
- the mdtD gene encoding multidrug transporter subunit MdtD: MTSSSDTPSMAPDKPQNYRPLLWLVAMGFFMQALDSTIVNTALPAMARSLGESPLRMQSVIIAYMLTMAIIIPVSGWLADRVGTRKIFFSAIFLFTLGSILCASSQTLPLLVASRVVQGIGGAMLLPVGRLTMLRALPRHLFLPAMSFITIPGLIGPLIGPTLGGWLVEALSWHWIFLINVPIGIIGGLATLRFMPDIRSDDLMPFDSAGYFLLTSGMVALSIALDGLSELHLPHAMVMLLLIFGFVSLTTYWLHAGRKGDAALFSLKLFVLPSYRIGVLGNLFARIGSGSMPFLLPLLLQVCLGHTPAEAGMMMIPVALAAMLSKNFVTPLVRKFGYRQVLVANTVLVGLSIASFALMTGDEPTWLRVIHMGLFGFFNSIQFTCMNTLTLKDLDGKLASSGNGLLSMVMMLSMSLGVASAAAVLAGFTQIMGNVANTLEAFHSTFICVGLMTSAAAWIFWQLPHDEPVVTEKSDTALVE, encoded by the coding sequence ATGACGTCCAGCAGCGACACGCCAAGTATGGCACCCGATAAACCCCAAAACTATAGACCACTCTTGTGGTTGGTTGCGATGGGGTTCTTCATGCAAGCGCTGGACTCTACGATTGTCAATACCGCATTGCCTGCCATGGCACGAAGCCTTGGCGAAAGCCCACTGCGTATGCAGTCCGTGATCATCGCCTATATGCTCACGATGGCGATCATCATCCCGGTCAGTGGCTGGCTTGCGGATCGCGTTGGTACGCGCAAGATTTTCTTTAGTGCGATATTCCTGTTTACGCTGGGCTCTATTCTTTGCGCCAGCTCACAAACACTGCCGCTGCTTGTAGCCTCTCGCGTTGTCCAAGGTATCGGCGGTGCAATGCTACTCCCTGTCGGGCGATTAACCATGCTGCGTGCATTGCCACGTCATTTATTTTTACCCGCGATGAGTTTTATCACCATTCCCGGTCTTATAGGTCCGCTGATTGGTCCGACTCTCGGGGGCTGGCTCGTTGAAGCATTATCGTGGCATTGGATCTTTCTCATCAATGTCCCGATTGGGATCATTGGCGGCCTTGCCACCCTACGTTTTATGCCCGATATTCGTAGTGATGATTTAATGCCTTTTGACAGTGCAGGATATTTCTTGTTGACCAGCGGTATGGTGGCGTTATCGATTGCTCTGGATGGACTATCAGAACTCCATCTGCCTCACGCGATGGTAATGCTACTCCTCATCTTTGGATTTGTGTCCCTTACCACCTATTGGCTACATGCGGGTCGTAAAGGAGATGCTGCTTTATTTAGCCTAAAACTCTTTGTCCTACCCAGCTATCGAATTGGGGTGTTGGGCAATCTGTTTGCACGTATCGGCAGCGGCAGTATGCCGTTCTTATTGCCTCTCCTACTGCAAGTTTGCTTAGGCCATACTCCCGCAGAAGCTGGAATGATGATGATCCCTGTGGCCCTCGCAGCGATGCTCTCCAAGAACTTTGTCACGCCACTGGTGCGTAAGTTCGGTTATCGCCAAGTGCTGGTTGCCAATACGGTATTGGTAGGACTCAGCATCGCCAGTTTTGCACTGATGACTGGTGACGAACCCACATGGTTACGTGTGATTCACATGGGGCTCTTTGGCTTCTTTAACTCTATTCAGTTCACCTGTATGAATACGCTGACCTTAAAAGACCTTGACGGCAAGCTTGCCAGTAGTGGCAATGGACTGCTGTCGATGGTGATGATGCTATCCATGAGTTTGGGTGTTGCCAGTGCCGCTGCGGTCTTGGCCGGATTTACCCAGATCATGGGTAATGTGGCAAATACCTTAGAGGCTTTCCACTCCACCTTTATTTGTGTGGGGCTGATGACATCGGCAGCAGCTTGGATTTTCTGGCAATTACCACACGATGAACCTGTAGTGACTGAAAAATCTGATACAGCACTGGTTGAGTAA
- a CDS encoding carbon-nitrogen hydrolase family protein, with protein MSTLRIAAAQSISVAGDIAANIDIHLKFIGAAHQVGVNFLVFPELSLSGYELPLLKSLAIKLDDTRLDLIRTLVKETQMTVVIGVPLAAADGITISAITFFPDGTIQTYHKQYVHSSEAPYAVNGERINLKYPLGGESFALGICADTTHSIHAERAAATGASLYVASVLVSESGYAKDAALLQGYAKQHHMGVLMANHAGPSGEYISAGKSAFWAPDGDLVVTALGTGNALIIATKNGSTWSGEVIDVTL; from the coding sequence ATGTCTACGCTTCGTATAGCCGCCGCACAATCGATATCTGTCGCAGGGGATATTGCTGCCAATATCGACATTCATCTGAAATTCATTGGTGCCGCGCATCAAGTAGGTGTAAATTTTTTGGTTTTTCCAGAACTATCGCTCTCGGGTTATGAGCTGCCTTTACTGAAAAGCCTTGCGATCAAACTCGACGATACTCGTCTGGATCTCATTCGGACATTAGTTAAAGAAACACAGATGACCGTGGTGATCGGTGTTCCTCTTGCAGCAGCAGATGGCATCACAATTAGTGCGATTACCTTTTTCCCTGATGGCACGATACAGACATACCATAAACAATATGTGCATAGCAGCGAAGCACCCTATGCAGTCAACGGCGAAAGAATTAATCTCAAATACCCGCTTGGGGGCGAGTCATTTGCTCTCGGGATTTGTGCGGATACTACGCATTCTATCCATGCAGAACGGGCCGCAGCGACAGGGGCTTCACTCTATGTTGCCAGTGTATTAGTCTCTGAGTCAGGCTATGCTAAAGATGCAGCCCTACTGCAAGGTTATGCAAAGCAGCATCACATGGGTGTGCTCATGGCTAATCATGCTGGCCCTTCAGGAGAATATATCTCCGCTGGGAAAAGTGCGTTTTGGGCACCGGATGGCGACTTAGTGGTGACCGCACTCGGCACGGGAAATGCTTTAATAATTGCGACAAAGAATGGAAGCACATGGTCTGGTGAAGTGATCGATGTGACTCTCTAA
- a CDS encoding GNAT family N-acetyltransferase, with the protein MSKIAPITLSAVQTDDFEQLVEIRIAAMRESLERIGRFDPERARERFRQGFSPEHTRFIEINGRKVGFVVVKPVLNQLLLDHLYVVPKAQRKKVGSQVLAHIFIEADSQGLPIRVGALKDSDSNRFYQRHGFRRIEQDEFDNYYIRHTVRNIDS; encoded by the coding sequence ATGTCCAAAATTGCGCCGATCACGCTTTCAGCAGTCCAGACCGATGACTTCGAGCAACTCGTTGAAATTCGTATTGCGGCAATGCGAGAGAGCTTGGAGCGGATTGGGCGCTTTGATCCTGAGCGTGCAAGAGAGCGTTTTCGTCAGGGCTTCTCACCTGAGCACACGCGCTTTATCGAAATCAATGGTCGTAAAGTGGGCTTTGTCGTGGTCAAACCCGTACTCAATCAATTGTTGCTCGACCATCTGTATGTCGTCCCCAAAGCACAAAGAAAAAAAGTAGGCAGTCAGGTTTTAGCCCATATTTTTATCGAAGCCGATAGCCAAGGTCTGCCCATACGTGTTGGTGCATTGAAAGACAGCGACTCCAATCGCTTTTATCAGCGCCATGGTTTTAGGCGCATTGAACAAGATGAATTTGACAACTACTATATTCGACACACGGTTAGGAATATTGATTCATGA
- a CDS encoding VOC family protein — protein MELNIYLSFKGQCEAAFNFYAKVLGGSITMKFTHKDSPMAAETAPEWLDKIMHMRMEIGQSVLMGADMPEGHQVTPQGFNASLQIKDPAEAERVFAGLAENGTIHMPIAETFWAQRFGMLVDQFGIPWMINCEKSM, from the coding sequence ATGGAACTGAACATTTATCTCTCATTTAAAGGTCAATGCGAAGCAGCATTTAACTTCTACGCCAAGGTTCTGGGTGGAAGCATCACTATGAAGTTCACCCATAAAGACTCGCCGATGGCGGCTGAAACAGCTCCTGAGTGGCTGGATAAGATCATGCATATGCGCATGGAAATCGGTCAATCTGTGCTGATGGGCGCAGATATGCCTGAGGGTCATCAAGTCACGCCACAAGGTTTTAATGCCTCTCTACAAATCAAAGATCCTGCTGAGGCGGAACGTGTGTTTGCTGGGCTCGCCGAAAATGGCACGATCCATATGCCGATCGCAGAAACCTTCTGGGCTCAGCGCTTTGGCATGTTGGTCGATCAGTTCGGGATTCCTTGGATGATCAACTGCGAAAAATCAATGTAA
- a CDS encoding O-acetylhomoserine aminocarboxypropyltransferase/cysteine synthase family protein, translating into MIMKPETLAIHAGYSPDPTTKSVAVPIYQTTSYAFDSTQHGADLFDLKVQGNIYTRIMNPTTAVLEQRLAALEGGIGALVVASGMAAITYAIQTIAEAGDNIVSVSALYGGTYNLFAHTFPQQGIEVRFFDYSKPEEIAKLIDSRTKAVFIETIGNPLGNIVDLEAISAIAHEHGIPVIADSTVSTPILGRPFDHGVDIVVHSLTKYISGHGTSIGGVIIDSGKFPWGKYPERFKRLNTPDVSYHGVNYVEALGEAAYIARARVVPLRNTGAAISPFNAFQILQGLETLPLRIARHSENALKVAQYLQKHDKVTWVKYAGLADHPEHHLAQKYLGGQASGILSFGVKDGLEGGTKFIDALQLITRLVNIGDAKSLATHPATTTHRQLNPEELAKAGVSVDLVRISVGLEHVDDIIADLEQALAKV; encoded by the coding sequence ATAATCATGAAGCCTGAAACACTTGCCATCCATGCTGGTTATAGCCCTGATCCCACCACGAAGTCGGTTGCAGTACCGATCTATCAAACGACGTCTTATGCGTTTGATAGCACTCAGCACGGTGCCGATCTTTTTGATCTGAAAGTACAGGGTAATATTTATACCCGCATTATGAATCCGACTACCGCAGTCCTTGAGCAGCGTCTCGCAGCGCTGGAAGGCGGTATTGGTGCGCTGGTGGTGGCATCTGGTATGGCCGCAATCACTTATGCGATTCAAACCATTGCAGAGGCAGGGGACAACATTGTTTCGGTGTCAGCTCTTTACGGGGGAACCTATAATTTATTTGCGCACACCTTCCCACAGCAAGGCATCGAAGTCCGCTTCTTTGACTATTCAAAGCCAGAAGAAATCGCCAAGCTGATTGACTCCCGTACTAAAGCGGTATTTATTGAAACCATTGGTAATCCACTCGGCAACATTGTTGATCTAGAAGCAATCAGTGCTATTGCACATGAGCACGGTATTCCCGTGATTGCGGATAGCACGGTATCCACACCCATCCTAGGACGTCCTTTTGATCATGGTGTGGATATCGTCGTGCACTCCCTAACCAAATATATCAGTGGTCATGGCACCAGCATAGGCGGTGTGATTATTGACAGTGGCAAGTTTCCATGGGGCAAATATCCGGAGCGATTCAAGCGCCTAAACACCCCTGACGTCAGCTATCACGGGGTGAACTATGTTGAAGCCTTAGGTGAAGCGGCATATATCGCCCGTGCGCGCGTGGTACCACTGCGTAATACCGGTGCTGCTATTAGCCCGTTTAACGCTTTTCAAATTCTACAAGGTTTAGAGACATTGCCTTTACGTATTGCCCGCCACAGTGAGAATGCGTTGAAAGTGGCGCAATATCTACAAAAGCATGACAAGGTGACATGGGTCAAATATGCAGGACTAGCTGATCACCCAGAGCATCATCTGGCGCAGAAATATTTAGGAGGGCAAGCCTCAGGTATTCTGTCTTTTGGTGTAAAAGATGGTCTGGAAGGAGGCACTAAGTTTATTGATGCTCTGCAGTTGATCACGCGCTTGGTGAATATTGGCGATGCGAAAAGTCTAGCGACTCACCCTGCAACCACGACCCATCGTCAGCTTAATCCTGAAGAACTTGCGAAAGCTGGCGTGAGTGTCGATCTGGTGCGGATCTCGGTTGGGCTGGAACATGTGGATGACATCATTGCCGATTTAGAACAGGCATTGGCGAAAGTCTAA